The Ictalurus punctatus breed USDA103 chromosome 9, Coco_2.0, whole genome shotgun sequence genome contains a region encoding:
- the grem1b gene encoding gremlin-1, with the protein MTRLVQLTCAVLLLWVLASCAAETRATQGAIPNPGKSKPNESERRQSSSSSSSSSSSSSSGRGRGSSSSAEEVLESSQEALLVTERRYLKRDWCKTQPLKQTLHEEGCVSITILNRFCYGQCNSFYIPRHVRREEGAFQSCSFCKPRRFTTMTYTLSCPDLQPPTRKKRVQRVKQCRCISIDLD; encoded by the coding sequence ATGACCAGATTGGTGCAGCTCACGTGTGCAGTGCTCTTGCTGTGGGTTCTTGCGTCCTGCGCGGCGGAAACCAGAGCCACTCAGGGCGCAATTCCTAATCCGGGCAAAAGCAAACCAAACGAGTCGGAGCGAAGACAGAGCAGCTCTTCTtcgtcgtcatcgtcatcatcctcatcctcaggCAGAGGTAGAGGGTCATCTTCCTCTGCAGAAGAGGTGCTGGAGTCGAGTCAAGAGGCGCTGCTTGTGACCGAGCGCCGTTACCTGAAGCGCGACTGGTGCAAGACGCAGCCGCTGAAGCAGACACTGCATGAAGAAGGCTGCGTGAGCATCACTATCCTCAATCGCTTCTGCTACGGCCAGTGCAACTCCTTCTACATCCCGCGCCACGTGCGTCGAGAGGAAGGAGCCTTCCAGTCGTGCTCGTTCTGCAAGCCCAGGCGCTTCACCACCATGACCTACACGCTGTCCTGCCCCGACCTCCAGCCGCCCACCCGCAAGAAGCGCGTGCAGCGCGTCAAACAGTGCCGCTGCATCTCCATCGACCTGGACTGA